TGATCGAGTCGCACCTGGTGGGCGGTGAGGCGGTGCCCGGCCGCGAGATCGGCGTCCGCGTCGACCAGACCCTCACCCAGGACGCGACCGGCACGCTGGTCATGCTGGAACTGGAGGCCCTCGACCTGGACCGGGTCCGCACCGACGTGTCCGTCCAGTACGTCGACCACAACCTGCTCCAGACCGACGAGCGGAACATGGCCGACCACATCTTCCTGCGGTCGGCGTGCCGCCGGTACGGGCTCTGGTACTCCAAGGCGGGCAACGGCGTCTCGCACCCGACGCACATGCAGCGCTTCGGCGTGCCCGGCGCCACGATGGTCGGCGCGGACTCCCACACCTGCGCGGCCGGGTCGCTCGGCATGCTCGCGATCGGCGTCGGCGGGCTGGAGGTCGCGATGGCGATGGCGGGCGAGCCGCTGCACGTCACGATGCCGGAGATCTGGGGCGTGCGGCTGACGGGGGAGCTGCCGCCGTGGCTGAGCGCCAAGGACGTGATCCTGGAGATGCTGCGGCGGCACGGGGTGCGCGGCGGCGTCAACCGGATCATCGAGTACCACGGGCCGGGTGTCGCGTCGCTGACCGCGATGGACCGGCACGTCATCGCCAACATGGGCGCGGAGCTGGGCGCGACGACGACGGTGTTCCCCTCCGACGAGCGGGTCCTTGAGTTCCTGCGGGCCGAGGGCCGCGAGGACGACTTCACCGAGATCGTCGCCGACCCCGGCACCGCCTACGACCTCGCCGACGAGATCGACCTGTCGGTGCTGGAGCCGCTGATCGCCCGGCCGGGCTCGCCCGGCGACGTGGTCCCGGTGCGGGAGGTCGCCGGCGAGGAGGTCCATCAGGTGGTCGTCGGCTCGTCGGCGAACCCGGGGCTGCGCGACTTCGCGTCGGTCGCGGCGATCGTCAGGGGCCGCCAGGTGCCGCCGCAGGTGTCGCTGGACGTCAACCCGACGTCCCGGCAGATCCTCGTCGACCTCACCCGGATGGGCGCGACCACCGACCTCGTCCAGGCGGGCGCCCGCGTCCACCAGGCCGGCTGCCTCGGCTGCATCGGGATGGGGCAGGCCCCCGCGATCGGCCGCAACAGCCTGCGAACGTTCCCGCGCAACTTCCCCGGCCGGTCCGGCACCAAGGACGACCGGGTGTGGCTGTGCTCGCCGGAGACGGCCGCGGCGGCCGCGCTCACCGGCCGGATCACCGACCCCCGCGACCTGGACATGGACCCGCCCGCCGTGCGGCTGCCGCGCAGATCCAGCGTGAACGCCGACATGCTCGAAGCGCCGCCGCCGGCGAACGGGGGACCCCGCCCCGAGCTGGAGAAGGCGCCGAGCATCGGCGTCCTGCCCGAGCTGGACCCGCTGCCGGACGAACTGGAGATCCCCGTCGTCATCAAGGTCGGCGACGACGTGTCCACCGACGAGATCCTCCAGGCGGGTGCGCGGGCCCTGCCGTTCCGCAGCGACATCGCCAGGCTGGCCGACTTCGCGTTCACCCGGCTCGACGAGGGGTACCCGGAGCGGGCGCGGGAGGCCGGGCCGCACGCCGTGGTCGGGGGACGCAACTACGGTCAGGGCTCCTCGCGCGAGCACGCGGCGATCGCACCGCGCCACCTGGGGCTCCGCCTCGTCCTGGCCCGCGGGTACGCGCGGATCCACTGGCAGAACCTCGTCAACTTCGGGATCCTGCCGCTCGAGTTCGCCGACGGGGACGACTACGACCGCGTCGAGCAGGGCGACGTGCTGCGCGTCGCGGACGTCCGCGACGCGCTGCGGGACGGGAGCGACGTCGAGGTGCGCAACGTCACCAGGGGCGAGACGTACCGGGCGCGCCACCGCCTGTCGCCGCGGCAGCGCGACCTCGTCGCCGCCGGCGGCCAGATCCCGCTGCTCCGCGAGCGCGCCGCCGGAGGGCGGTGAGCCCGGCGGGCGCCCGGGCCGGTGGACCGGCCCGGCCGGGGAGGGTCAGTAGCGGCGCTCCTCGCGGCCGTAGCCGAGCTGCTCGGCCACGTCGGCGACGTTCTCGTACTCGCGCTTCGGGAGCGTGCGCAGCGCCTCGACCGTGTCGCCCGGGGCGTCGGCCTCGGCGGCGTGCCGGGTCAGCTCGTTCGGGCGGGCCGGGAACCGGACGCCGGTGAGCAGCCGGGCGAGGGCGCTGCGTCCCTCGACGTCGTTCGCGCTCATCCCGGGCGGGGAGCCCTCCCTGGGCGCGCCCGCCGCCGCGGCCGGGTCGGCGGGGTGGTCGTCGGAGAACGGCTCGGTCTCCTTGAACTCCTCGGCATGCGTGGGGTGGCCGCCGCTGACCATCCCCTGCGTCTCGCGCTCGATCTGCTCGTCGAGCCTCGCGCCGTGTTTGTCGCTTTGCTCTGCCATTATCGGTTCGTCCTCCCTGCGCACCTTCGGTCGGTTCGTTCCCGGGCGGGCGTGCCCAAACACGGCGGCGATCTCCGCGGTGCGGCGGCGGCCGGGGCGCGGAACGGTCCGGGCGAGGGGTACGGGCGGGAGGCGGTACGGTGAGGCGCATGCTGCCGCGGGAGGGCGTCAACGCCGTGCGGGTCGTGGTCGGCCTGCTCGTCCGGGGCGACTACGAGGAGCTGGAGACGCTGACCGAGGGGCGCCGGTTCAGCGCGGCGGACATGGCGGACGCGATCGCGGGCCGCGGCCTCGACCTGATCGATCCGCCGGAGGACGCCTACGACGCCGTCGACGCGGTGGAGGTGACCGGCACCGCGCCGGCCGCGGGCGGCCGGCGCGCGTTCGGTGTGACGTTCCCGCTGTGGACGGCGCAGGAGGGCCGTTCGGCCCTCGCCCTGCGCCTCACGCTGTCCGAGGTCATGGACGGCGTGTGGACGGTGGAGCTGGACGCGATCGGCGCCGCCTGACTCCGGGCCGCGGCCGCCCGGCCCCGTCCGGCTGGGCGGGCCGGGCCGCGGGCAGGGGCCGCCCGGCTCAGGACTGCGCCAGCCGGATCATCCGCAGGATGCGCCGCACCAGCGACCCCGGCTCGGGCGCCGCCGAGTCCGTCTCCGGCGTCGTCTCCGCGCCGGACCGGGACGCCGCCCCCGTGCCGCCGGACCGCTGCGGCGGGTCCTCGGCCAGCTCGTAGTTGACCGGGAGCGCCCGCAGGCCCCGCATCATGGGCGACGACCGCCACGGAAGCTGGTCGGCGGGCAGTGCGAGCCGGAGCCCGGAGAACCGGTCGAACAGCCGCTCCACCGCGATCGTGGTGATGGTCGTGGCGAGCTCGCGGCCGAGGCACGCGTGCGGTCCGGCGCCCCATGCCAGGTGCGCGCGGGAGCTGTAGATGGAGTCGGGGGCCATGCTGCCGGTGAAGGCGGGGTCCAGGTGCGCGGCGGCGGGCGACAGCATCACCGGGTCCCCGGCGGCGATCAGGAACCGGCCGACGCGCACGTCCGTCTTCGGCCACCGGAACGTCAGGTTGGCCATCGGGGGGCTGGTGATCGCGGCGCGGTTGACCGCCTCGGACAGCATCCCGGCGGACACGCTGTCGCGCACCCCGGCCTCCCCGGCGATCACCTCGGCGATCGTGTTGCACACCAGCGTCCCGGTGTAGTCGCCGATCAGCCCGATCGACATGACCATCTCGCGGGTCAGCTCCTCGACCGTCAGGTCGGGCACCGCGGCGAGCATGTAGGAGGGGAGGTCCTCGCCGGGGGAGGTCGTCTTGGCGGCGCAGACGGCGGCGACCTCGGCGGTCACCCGCTGGGCCGCCTCGGCCGCGTCGGGCCCGGCGTCCAGCATCCGCCAGATGTCCATGATCATCTCATCGCCGCGGCCGGGTTCGGCGCCCAGCAGGCGGCCCAGGATCATCAGCGGCAGCGGCCGGGCGTACTGGGCCGACAGGTCGGCCCACCCGGTGCGGCCGCCGCCCTCCGACAGCGCGGTGATCAGTTCGTCGGCGTAGCGCCGGACGGACCGCTCCAGCTCCTTGGCCTGCGGGCGGCTGCGGTCCTGGAAGGGGCGCAGGCCCTCGCTCCAGGCGCCGCGGAGCCGGGTCAGCTCGGCGCCGTCGCGGAACACCGAGCTCTCGACCTCGAAGGCCGGGAGCAGCGGCCAGTCGGCCGGGACGCGTCCCTCCCGGCGCGCCCGCCAGGAGTCGAGCCGCTTGCTCCAGACGCCCCGCGCGTCGCGCAGGATGTCGAGCGTCTGCGAGTAGCCGATCACGAGCCACGCCGGCACCCCGAGGACGTCCACGGGCGCGACGGGACCGTACTCGGCGCGGAGCCGCTCGTAGAAGAGCGCCGGACGGGACTCGTAGTCCCGGTTCACCAGCGGCTGGACGGCGAGCGACTCCAGGGGCGGATGCGCGGGGACGGACTCTGCGTGCGGGGTCTGAGGCTCCACGGAACCGACCATAGGAGAGATCGTCCGGCGCTGACCGGCCGATGATGAAATATCCCTGGCCGTTCCCTGCCGGTAGGGCGGGAAGACCGGCTCGCCGGCCCTGGCCCGCGGTGTCGGAGCTGAGCGGCCTCAGTCCTTGTACAGGTGTCTGGAGTAGGTCTCGTCGCTGTAGTACCGCTCCAGCTCCTCAAGGCTCGCGTCCGCGTACCTGAGGTCGGTGACGATCCGGGCGTGCGACGGCAGCGCGTCCGGGTTCCAGGTCTCGGGCTTCCACAGCTTCGAGCGCATGAGCGCCTTCGCGCAGTGGAAGAAGATCTGCTCGATCTCCAGGACCAGCGCGATCGCGGGGCGGTGCCCGTTGACGACCATCGCGTCGAAGAAGGGCGCGTCCCGCACCAGACGGGCGCGGCCGTTGACGCGCAGCGTCTCGCCGCGCCCGGGGACGAAGAAGATCAGGCCCGCGTGCGGGTTGCTGAGGATGTTCTGGAACCCGTCGGCGCGGCGGTTGCCGGGACGGTCCGGGATCGCGATCGTCGCGTCGTCGATGACGTGGACGAACCCGGGCGGGTCGCCCTTGGGGGAGACGTCGCAGTTGCCGTCGGCGTCGCTCGTGGCGATGAGGCAGAACGGGGACCGGGCGAGCCATTCGCGGTCCCGGGCGTGCAGCGTGACGCGCTCCTTGGCGACCGCCTTGGGCGTGGGGGCGCCGATCACCTCGCGGAGCTCCTCCGCGCTGGTGATCGTGGTGTACTCGTCGGCGAGCGTCATGCCGCTCCTTCCGGGAGACGACCGGAAGGAGCAGCTTAACCAGTGGCTTCCCCGGCGGTGACGGCCGGACCTCGATGGCACGTTCCGTCGCGCAGGAAGCAGCTCGTGCCGGGCAGCCCATCGGGCGTTCGCCGCCGGGCGGCAGCGGCCGGTAGTTGTACTCCTCCGGCGCCACCGACCCGTCGATGGTGACGTGGTAGTCGTAGATGAAGTCGCTGCCGTGGGACGAGTACCAGGGGAAGACCCACCCCATCTCCGCCCGGAACGGCCCGATCATGGACTCCGGGGCAGACCGGCGGGGCCGCGGGAACTCATCGTTCCCGCGGCCTTTTCTCGCGGGACCGTCAGGCCCGCACGGCGTAGCTGCGGACGCCCGCCTCCTCGTGGCCGTCCAGGACGCCCTGGTCGACCAGGACGTCGAGGTGCGCCTCGGTCTCCAGGACGGCGAGCATCCGGCTGAAGGCGTCCAGGTCGCCGAGCGAGCGGTTGCGGCGCGTCCACGGCAGGGCGGCCGCGACCTCGAACGCCGTCGTGCGGCCCGCCCGGACCTGCGCGGCGGCGGCCTCCAGCCGCTCCCTGTGGTGCTCCAGCAGCTCGTCCACCCGGGTGTGCACGCTCGGCGTCACCGGTCCGTGCGCGGGCAGCAGCAGCGTGTCGGGCATGTCGCGGACGAGCCGCAGCGACTCCAGGTAGCTGCGCAGCGGCCTGGGCTCCGGCTCGGTCTCCAGCCCGATCGACGGGGTGATGTGCGGCAGGATGTGGTCGCCCGCGAACAGCAGCCCGGCGCCGGCGTCCCGCAGGACGATGTGGCCGCGGGTGTGCCCCGGCGTGGCGAACGCGTCCAGGCCCCGCTCGGCCAGGCCGATGCGCTCGCCGTCGTCGATCCAGGAGTCCGGCAGCGTGTGCGGGACGTCGCGCTCGGACTGGTCGATCGGCATGTTCGCGATCTCGTCGGCGAGTTCGGGCGCGCCGCAGCGGCGCAGCATCTCCACCTGCCGGGGGTGCAGGCCGCGGCCGACGTCGAACGCCTCGATCGACGGGCGCTCGCCGCGCCCGATCCGCACCCGCGTCCCGAACGCCTCGCGGAGCGCGAGGGCCTGCGAGTAGTGGTCCCAGTGCGCGTGCGTGACGAGGAACACCGAGACGTCGTCGAGCCCGTACCCGAGGGTCTTCAGGGCGCGCTCCATGCTGGTGCGGGTGTCCGGCATGGCCCAGCCCGAGTCCACGACGACGAGGCCGGAGGGGTCCTCGATGACGTACATGTTGACGGCGTGGAGGGAGGCGATCGGCAGCGGCAGCGGGATCCTGTGCACGCCGGGCGCCACCCGGTGAGCGCCCGGTTCGGTCCAGTCTGTCGGCTGCTCCACGGCCGGTGCCGTCACCGCGCGCCCCCCGTCTCGTCCGGTGCTCGTACGCACATTCTGGAATCTCGTTCCAATTGAACGTACTTCATCTCGCGGGCGAGTTCCTCCACCGGGGGCGGGCGTCAGGCGTGCCGTGCGTCACGGTCCGCTGCGCTGCCCGCCTCCCGCGCGGCCGTGCGGGCCTCCTCCGCCTCCGCCTCCGCCCGCGCGCGGTCGCGGTTCTGCTCGGCGCGCTCCGCCCGCCGCACCGCCGCGTCGCGCGCGGCGACCGCCCGTTCCAGCTCGCGCCGCAGCCGCCCGACCTCGGCGGACGCCGCGTCGGCCTGCTCCCGCGCCGCCGCGGCCCGCTCCTCGCGCTCGGCGAGCCTGCGCTCGGCGGCCTCGGCCCGCCTGCGCAGCGTCTCCGCCCGCCGCCGGGGGGCCGCGCTCGTCCGGGTGACGCCGGCCTTCGCCCGGCCGGGCGCCTTCTCCTCGCCGGCCGTCTCCTCCGGGACCGTTTTCTGCGGGGCTGTCTTCTGCGGGGCTGTCTTCTTCCGAGACGTCTTCTCGGGGCGCTTCTCCTCCGGCGGCTTCTCCTCGGCCTCCGCTTCCCCGTCCTCTGCTCGCTCGGTCTCTGCTTCCTGGGCCTCCGGTTCGGCGGGTTCCCTCTCGTCGCCGGGCGACATGGGGAACCCCGCCGGGACGAAGCCGGTGTGGCTGCGCGGCTGGGAGAGCCTGCCCCGCCGCACCTCGGCGGCGACGTCGGCGTCCACGGTGGCGGCCTGGAGGGTGTCCTCCACCTCGCGGACGGCCTGCTCGCGCAGCGGATTGCCCGCGTCCGCGGCGAGCCCCCCGGCGGTGCGCACCAGCGCGTCCACGAGCCGGGCCCGGCGCTGCTCCAGGTCTCCGAGCCCGCCGCCCGAGCCCCAGGCCGAGCGGATCCCCTCGCCGACGTCGAGCAGCCGTCCCAGGTCGTCCCGGGCGTAGCGGGCGAGGAGGTTGACCGCCCACGCCGACAGCGTCGGGCGCCGCAGCCCCCCGATCCGCTTGGCGAGCGCCCGGTCGCCCGCGTCCCGCGCGGCCGCGGCCAGCCGCTTGCGGGCCGCCACGAACTCGGCGGGCCGGACGCCGTAGAGCTCGTCGGCCGCGCTGGAGAAGTCCACGACCGGTCCCCTACCCGCTGCGGCCCCCGCCTCAGCGGGTGTCGAGGAACCGGTCCAGCACCCGGGTCCCGAAGGCGAGGCCGTCGACCGGGACGCGCTCGTCCACGCCGTGGAACATGCCGAGGTAGTCCAGCCCCGGGCCGAGCCGCAGCGGCGCGAAGCCGAAGCTCCTGATGCCGATCCGGTGGAACGCCTTGGCGTCGGTGCCGCCCGCCATCACGTACGGGACGGGGCGGGCGGCCGGGTCCTCGGCGCGCAGGGCTCCGGCGAGCGCGGCGAACGTCGGCCCGGCGGGGTCGGCGGACGGCGCCTCCTCGTGGTTGATGAACTCGCGGGCGACCTTCGGGCCCAGCAGCCGGTCGACGGTGGCGAGGAACTCCTCGCCGGTCCCGGGCAGGTAACGCCCGTCGACCTGCGCGGACGCCGTGCCCGGCACCACGTTGACCTTGTAGCCGGCGTCGAGCCGGGTCGGGTTGGCGGAGTTGCGGACCGTCCCGGCGAACAGGCGGCCGACGTCCCCGAGGCGCACCGCCTCCGCGTCGAGGCGGTCGTGGTCGATCGTGGTGCCGAGCGCGTCGGCGAGCCCGTCCAGCAGCGCCCGCACGCCGGGGGTCAGCCGCACCGGCCACTCGTGGGACGCCAGCCGGGACACCGCGTGCGCGATCTCGGCGACGGCGTTGTCGGGCGCGGGCTTGGAACCGTGACCGGGGGTGCCGCGCGCCGTCAGCCGCATCCAGGCCGTGCCGCGCTCCCCGGTCGCGACGGGGTAGACGCGGACCCCGCCCGCCTCCACGCTGAAACCGCCGGACTCGCTGATCGCCTCGGCGCACCCGTCGAAGAACGCGCGGTGCTCGCGCACGACGTACCGGGACCCGTGCTCGCCGGTGCACTCCTCGTCGGCGAGGAACGCCAGGACGAGGTCGCCGCGCGTCCGGCGCCCCTCGCGCAGCCGCCGCCGGACGACGGCGAGCGTCATGGCCAGGCTGCCCTTCATGTCGATGGCGCCGCGCCCCCACACGCACCCGTCGCGGATCTCGCCCGAGAACGG
The sequence above is drawn from the Actinomadura hallensis genome and encodes:
- a CDS encoding MBL fold metallo-hydrolase, which codes for MEQPTDWTEPGAHRVAPGVHRIPLPLPIASLHAVNMYVIEDPSGLVVVDSGWAMPDTRTSMERALKTLGYGLDDVSVFLVTHAHWDHYSQALALREAFGTRVRIGRGERPSIEAFDVGRGLHPRQVEMLRRCGAPELADEIANMPIDQSERDVPHTLPDSWIDDGERIGLAERGLDAFATPGHTRGHIVLRDAGAGLLFAGDHILPHITPSIGLETEPEPRPLRSYLESLRLVRDMPDTLLLPAHGPVTPSVHTRVDELLEHHRERLEAAAAQVRAGRTTAFEVAAALPWTRRNRSLGDLDAFSRMLAVLETEAHLDVLVDQGVLDGHEEAGVRSYAVRA
- a CDS encoding pyridoxamine 5'-phosphate oxidase family protein; this translates as MTLADEYTTITSAEELREVIGAPTPKAVAKERVTLHARDREWLARSPFCLIATSDADGNCDVSPKGDPPGFVHVIDDATIAIPDRPGNRRADGFQNILSNPHAGLIFFVPGRGETLRVNGRARLVRDAPFFDAMVVNGHRPAIALVLEIEQIFFHCAKALMRSKLWKPETWNPDALPSHARIVTDLRYADASLEELERYYSDETYSRHLYKD
- a CDS encoding DUF7668 domain-containing protein, whose translation is MLPREGVNAVRVVVGLLVRGDYEELETLTEGRRFSAADMADAIAGRGLDLIDPPEDAYDAVDAVEVTGTAPAAGGRRAFGVTFPLWTAQEGRSALALRLTLSEVMDGVWTVELDAIGAA
- a CDS encoding cytochrome P450; translation: MEPQTPHAESVPAHPPLESLAVQPLVNRDYESRPALFYERLRAEYGPVAPVDVLGVPAWLVIGYSQTLDILRDARGVWSKRLDSWRARREGRVPADWPLLPAFEVESSVFRDGAELTRLRGAWSEGLRPFQDRSRPQAKELERSVRRYADELITALSEGGGRTGWADLSAQYARPLPLMILGRLLGAEPGRGDEMIMDIWRMLDAGPDAAEAAQRVTAEVAAVCAAKTTSPGEDLPSYMLAAVPDLTVEELTREMVMSIGLIGDYTGTLVCNTIAEVIAGEAGVRDSVSAGMLSEAVNRAAITSPPMANLTFRWPKTDVRVGRFLIAAGDPVMLSPAAAHLDPAFTGSMAPDSIYSSRAHLAWGAGPHACLGRELATTITTIAVERLFDRFSGLRLALPADQLPWRSSPMMRGLRALPVNYELAEDPPQRSGGTGAASRSGAETTPETDSAAPEPGSLVRRILRMIRLAQS
- a CDS encoding DUF2795 domain-containing protein; this translates as MAEQSDKHGARLDEQIERETQGMVSGGHPTHAEEFKETEPFSDDHPADPAAAAGAPREGSPPGMSANDVEGRSALARLLTGVRFPARPNELTRHAAEADAPGDTVEALRTLPKREYENVADVAEQLGYGREERRY
- a CDS encoding M20/M25/M40 family metallo-hydrolase; protein product: MKVRDDPAGNDAAAICSDLIRFDTTNRGEGAARPERPAAEHVAALLAGAGAEPVIVESAPGRASVLARIPGTDPGHPAFLIHGHLDVVPADASEWTVPPFSGEIRDGCVWGRGAIDMKGSLAMTLAVVRRRLREGRRTRGDLVLAFLADEECTGEHGSRYVVREHRAFFDGCAEAISESGGFSVEAGGVRVYPVATGERGTAWMRLTARGTPGHGSKPAPDNAVAEIAHAVSRLASHEWPVRLTPGVRALLDGLADALGTTIDHDRLDAEAVRLGDVGRLFAGTVRNSANPTRLDAGYKVNVVPGTASAQVDGRYLPGTGEEFLATVDRLLGPKVAREFINHEEAPSADPAGPTFAALAGALRAEDPAARPVPYVMAGGTDAKAFHRIGIRSFGFAPLRLGPGLDYLGMFHGVDERVPVDGLAFGTRVLDRFLDTR
- a CDS encoding aconitate hydratase yields the protein MTDRTGEAGGRGVARKLIESHLVGGEAVPGREIGVRVDQTLTQDATGTLVMLELEALDLDRVRTDVSVQYVDHNLLQTDERNMADHIFLRSACRRYGLWYSKAGNGVSHPTHMQRFGVPGATMVGADSHTCAAGSLGMLAIGVGGLEVAMAMAGEPLHVTMPEIWGVRLTGELPPWLSAKDVILEMLRRHGVRGGVNRIIEYHGPGVASLTAMDRHVIANMGAELGATTTVFPSDERVLEFLRAEGREDDFTEIVADPGTAYDLADEIDLSVLEPLIARPGSPGDVVPVREVAGEEVHQVVVGSSANPGLRDFASVAAIVRGRQVPPQVSLDVNPTSRQILVDLTRMGATTDLVQAGARVHQAGCLGCIGMGQAPAIGRNSLRTFPRNFPGRSGTKDDRVWLCSPETAAAAALTGRITDPRDLDMDPPAVRLPRRSSVNADMLEAPPPANGGPRPELEKAPSIGVLPELDPLPDELEIPVVIKVGDDVSTDEILQAGARALPFRSDIARLADFAFTRLDEGYPERAREAGPHAVVGGRNYGQGSSREHAAIAPRHLGLRLVLARGYARIHWQNLVNFGILPLEFADGDDYDRVEQGDVLRVADVRDALRDGSDVEVRNVTRGETYRARHRLSPRQRDLVAAGGQIPLLRERAAGGR